One window of the Babesia bovis T2Bo chromosome 2, whole genome shotgun sequence genome contains the following:
- a CDS encoding 6-cysteine (F): MRGALFFPYVFILTHVLPAYGVIMLCNFDEFASINDHAAVVCAAKSSREMTVSIKCPKLVGDVEYSWHPHVINPHTCNVKAYVKVGKDLADVNLSDVLKSEDNEPIWRSEEHLNYHILRITTRYNYHYVMGEDKLMFLCAPKDLDFNSTLTSYILNDIDIDRSHVIDWMDSATLYNELNERKTGLGFFFMNRDYFQQPLQGCGSRSSSLFLDKQLVDVDADTGVRSCEVDPMSSTPIGFLCEGRMEPPECMKYLIDTNGKIRPNRTERWTLMNRSTLVVAQPLTYLATSLFEGHCLCIDPLTDRVLAKIVVKPRYEYVCDINNMLMKNRVQPIHSFWCSVTLHPGSTLTIRFPPDPNIILSDTTNTSTLQAVYPYETQFKPSTLEHLHSYTGTTWNKRLESVPYHDRIVGDALELDLSMSDRGLIRIIYMSGKPLGTIKDYDSILFHWHSVPFNKLIDSMISASISVQLVPTHIYDTTGCDIGQPSVFNPRNMAKYIRPKEYIGNTGLMHDCVVKNFFGVFHTGIYCGSGNTLMPNGCKQTAYSLYSNTEEPIPSSVVRLDLLHVEGMQMFKILTNTETIFSMSCNCVDPRGFVISRLILENPFSETIGLFIRPYNECLNYRDQHLPYIDGSMVSYTRGSVPSKTIPLLAQHEKFYLYPGTKYIFKCQYCTQDMFHRDNYEYTNRSLKQLATAWIPRDASTTYFKTEPFGPSIRFISANYEDIIMGEKGGLTFEIKEKYGAYQEHLVVTYSRGTILISKDESQPTRVTFYFICGILPFMKPLIKERNRLLLSLGSTPPSAKSFPYGTYKLLELSVETTDPYVHGCGLGFKGETLFRDDTITYTEPTSGIKSCVIDLNVNDEGGFYCPPPYIMEPPECFHDVFVGDVVTKLNRISSDLFAFRSSHFSLIRLDRLANNAKESRKTYPALRCRCVTITGELVSSIVIINYQSKGLVSKRWEHFDPAIFFSQPYVSKATNV, translated from the coding sequence ATGAGAGGAGCATTATTTTTTCCCTACGTCTTTATTTTGACCCATGTGCTTCCAGCATATGGTGTGATAATGTTGTGCAATTTCGATGAATTCGCATCAATAAATGATCACGCTGCTGTTGTATGTGCTGCTAAAAGTAGCAGAGAAATGACAGTAAGCATAAAGTGTCCAAAGTTAGTAGGAGACGTCGAATACTCATGGCACCCTCATGTGATAAATCCGCATACGTGTAATGTTAAAGCCTATGTGAAGGTAGGCAAAGATCTGGCAGATGTTAATTTATCCGACGTGTTAAAATCGGAGGATAATGAGCCAATATGGCGCTCAGAAGAGCATTTGAATTATCATATTCTTCGCATCACAACGAGATATAATTACCATTATGTAATGGGAGAAGACAAATTGATGTTTTTATGTGCACCTAAAGACTTGGATTTTAATTCGACATTAACTTCATATATACttaatgatatagacattGATAGGTCACATGTAATTGATTGGATGGACAGTGCAACATTATACAACGAATTAAATGAACGAAAGACAGGTTTAGGATTCTTTTTCATGAACCGCGATTACTTTCAACAACCCCTTCAAGGTTGTGGTAGTAGGTCATCTAGTTTATTTTTAGATAAACAGTTGGTCGATGTAGATGCTGATACTGGAGTGCGTTCATGTGAAGTTGACCCAATGTCAAGTACACCTATTGGTTTCCTCTGCGAGGGTCGCATGGAGCCTCCAGAGTGTATGAAATACCTTATCGATACTAACGGGAAAATACGTCCTAACCGAACGGAGCGATGGACTCTGATGAATCGTTCTACATTAGTGGTTGCGCAGCCACTTACTTATTTGGCAACATCATTGTTTGAGGGACATTGTTTGTGCATTGACCCACTAACTGATAGGGTCCTTGCCAAGATTGTGGTCAAGCCTCGGTACGAATATGTTTGCGACATCAATAACATGTTGATGAAGAATCGGGTGCAGCCAATCCATAGCTTTTGGTGTTCCGTTACACTTCACCCTGGCAGTACGTTGACCATTCGCTTTCCTCCTGACCCGAACATTATTCTCAGTGACACCACTAATACTTCTACGCTACAGGCTGTATATCCATATGAAACACAGTTTAAACCTAGTACGTTGGAGCACCTACATTCTTATACTGGTACTACATGGAATAAGAGACTAGAATCTGTGCCTTACCACGATAGAATAGTAGGAGATGCTTTAGAGCTAGATTTATCTATGTCTGATAGAGGATTAATACGTATAATATACATGAGTGGTAAACCCCTAGGAACTATCAAAGATTACGACTCAATATTATTTCACTGGCACTCAGTTCCTTTCAACAAATTGATTGATAGTATGATATCGGCAAGTATTAGTGTGCAACTGGTACCAACTCACATATATGACACGACTGGTTGCGACATAGGCCAACCAAGTGTCTTCAATCCAAGAAACATGGCAAAGTACATAAGGCCCAAGGAGTATATCGGGAATACAGGTTTAATGCATGATTGTGTTGTGAAAAACTTTTTTGGAGTTTTCCATACGGGTATATATTGTGGTTCTGGTAATACTCTCATGCCAAATGGCTGTAAACAAACTGCATATAGTCTTTATTCCAATACTGAAGAGCCAATCCCTTCTAGTGTAGTTCGACTTGATCTGTTACATGTAGAAGGTATGCAGATGTTTAAAATTCTGACAAACACTGAAACAATCTTCAGTATGAGCTGTAACTGTGTTGATCCCCGAGGGTTTGTAATATCCAGACTCATTCTAGAAAATCCATTTTCCGAAACGATAGGTCTGTTCATAAGGCCATATAATGAGTGTCTTAATTATAGAGATCAGCATTTGCCGTATATTGACGGATCTATGGTTTCCTACACAAGAGGTAGTGTCCCTAGCAAAACTATACCTCTACTCGCCCAGCATGAAAAATTCTATTTATATCCAGGTACTAAATACATATTCAAGTGCCAGTATTGTACCCAGGATATGTTCCATAGGGATAATTATGAGTATACAAATCGATCATTAAAACAGCTTGCAACAGCATGGATACCACGAGATGCCAGTACAACTTATTTTAAAACAGAGCCATTTGGACCCAGTATTCGTTTCATTAGTGCTAATTATGAAGATATTATCATGGGAGAGAAAGGGGGCTTAACATTTGAGATTAAAGAAAAATACGGGGCATATCAAGAACATCTAGTGGTCACATATAGCAGGGGTACCATTCTTATATCCAAGGATGAAAGTCAACCTACTAGAGTAACATTTTACTTCATTTGTGGAATCCTGCCCTTCATGAAGCCACTAATCAAAGAAAGAAACAGACTACTGCTCTCACTAGGGTCTACACCCCCTAGTGCAAAGTCATTCCCATATGGCACTTACAAATTACTGGAACTATCGGTAGAGACTACCGATCCATATGTACATGGTTGCGGATTAGGATTTAAAGGTGAAACGCTTTTTAGAGACGACACCATTACATATACGGAACCCACATCAGGTATAAAGAGTTGTGTTATTGACCTTAACGTTAACGATGAAGGTGGTTTTTACTGCCCACCGCCTTACATTATGGAGCCTCCTGAATGCTTTCACGATGTATTTGTCGGCGATGTTGTGACGAAATTGAATAGGATTAGTAGTGATTTGTTCGCATTTCGATCTAGTCACTTTTCACTGATACGACTAGATCGTCTGGCTAACAACGCTAAAGAATCCAGGAAAACCTATCCTGCACTGCGTTGTAGATGTGTGACAATTACAGGAGAATTAGTTTCTTCTATTGTCATTATCAATTACCAGAGCAAAGGTCTTGTTAGCAAGAGATGGGAGCATTTTGACCCTGCTATATTCTTTTCGCAGCCATATGTTTCAAAAGCGACTAATGTATAA
- a CDS encoding 6-cysteine (G), translated as MFVTMSSLRILSSQATKLVLYVISALISLVINTNVCSADVVHDFMDDPAITNFAAVICVLNSHNDRFVSISCPDRVGDVNYTWHPRSSNDSYIERNAYISSQHGLETRPVSEIIISESVAPIWIFDRGINSTSFNIYVQRDEHYIMTENRLMLLCGPVDLELTPTLVSYLTNTVDLDHSHTIRRNTYSSLTRALDKYSSGIGVVYLRRNSFHHPLMGCGSRASPLFRNPNDVIIDEATGLRTCVVDPMSTLPIGFLCEGEIEPPDCFRYLISDNNYVHHPLVHRYMTAYNDTLLIVQPFVYLASPLIEGYCVCRDRVNSEVVAKLIVKPRYEYVCDINNMLMKNRLKYIRHFWCSFVLHPGSNVTIKFPADSDIILDDDGDEQIELKDDTPPNLFYTTFNPSSLRKLRILGSSKWNNHVLKRHYSEKLAGDALTLDVSNARKGVVKLSYDINKPLTMIGSYDSLCFYWRLLPRVNYPFEHIFATIRITLSLTHPYDVVGCETGEMRIFDPQSARRRCVWKSYTGIRRFYRQCIIHHNSGVIRTGIYCKPGEMLMPPNCSESAFDLSTGGSLPWPPSITNMHMRKVDGLQMFKFTINPIEVFSLSCNCITDRGIATSQLILESTYHEHNVLLIRPLFSAQRNERQIYVNKSDIIYDPSPSDDFLVSIKVNHEGRSISPGNTYSYECRYVYGSALSREWSSIFGQRYIEGSNSWLPRNLRWSYFEKIRRGSTYHLRGVNYNEYITGEKNTLVVKIKKNIGEDNEILEFNYRSSGILISKDPNNANSLSFHYLCGLRPDVGYGLVDRISEVDRERLNITDLRYPSGTYKLLEMVVVTTDPYVHGCGVTFTGEEIFKPDTVHITDANDGSSGCQVDLSEHRECGFYCPPPYVIDPPLCFQEVLVDGVVTQLSDISDSMVYHKSTHFSLLSLHHSHKQSNQEPKMSPPLQCRCLSITGEVISTINIVNYYSNDSFKRPKGLMRVYRHILDELFGQ; from the coding sequence ATGTTCGTTACAATGTCATCTCTTCGTATTTTGAGCTCACAAGCCACTAAGTTGGtgttatatgtaataaGTGCTTTAATATCATTGGTGATTAATACTAATGTATGTTCTGCTGATGTGGTACATGATTTTATGGACGATCCTGCCATTACAAACTTTGCAGCTGTTATCTGTGTACTTAACTCGCACAACGATAGGTTTGTGTCCATAAGTTGCCCCGATAGAGTAGGAGATGTGAATTATACATGGCATCCTAGGTCATCAAATGATTCTTACATCGAGCGAAACGCCTATATAAGCAGTCAACATGGCTTGGAAACACGCCCAGTATCAGAGATAATAATTAGCGAGAGCGTTGCACCTATATGGATCTTCGATAGGGGGATAAATTCAACCTCCTTCAATATTTACGTTCAGAGAGATGAGCATTATATAATGACTGAAAACAGGTTGATGTTACTTTGTGGCCCAGTAGATTTAGAACTCACACCTACGTTAGTATCATACTTGACTAATACTGTAGATTTGGATCATTCACATACCATCCGAAGAAACACTTATTCTTCATTAACAAGAGCTTTGGATAAGTATAGTTCAGGGATtggtgttgtatatctacGCCGCAATagttttcatcatccaCTTATGGGTTGTGGTAGTAGAGCATCACCTCTCTTTAGGAATCCGAATGATGTCATTATAGATGAAGCAACAGGGTTACGTACATGTGTGGTCGACCCAATGTCTACATTACCTATAGGATTTCTCTGTGAAGGAGAAATAGAACCACCAGATTGTTTTAGATATTTAATTAGCGACAATAATTACGTACACCATCCACTTGTACATCGGTATATGACCGCTTATAATGATACTTTGCTTATTGTTCAGCCATTTGTTTATCTGGCCTCACCGCTCATAGAAGGTTATTGTGTTTGCAGGGATCGTGTGAATTCCGAAGTTGTCGCTAAACTTATAGTAAAACCCCGTTATGAATatgtttgcgatatcaatAATATGCTAATGAAAAATCGATTAAAATACATCCGACATTTCTGGTGTTCTTTCGTTCTTCACCCCGGGAGCAATGTTACTATAAAATTCCCAGCTGATTCTGATATTATATTAGATGATGACGGAGACGAACAAATAGAATTGAAAGATGATACACCACCtaatttattttatacaaCCTTTAATCCAAGTAGTTTGAGAAAGTTACGTATTCTGGGTAGTAGTAAGTGGAACAACCACGTACTTAAAAGGCATTACAGTGAGAAATTAGCTGGTGATGCACTCACGTTAGATGTATCTAATGCTAGAAAAGGAGTTGTAAAGTTAAGCTATGATATTAACAAACCATTAACAATGATAGGAAGTTACGATTCACTTTGTTTCTATTGGCGTTTGTTGCCTCGTGTCAATTATCCGTTTGAACATATATTTGCCACCATTAGAATTACTTTATCCTTGACCCACCCATATGATGTTGTTGGTTGTGAAACCGGGGAAATGAGAATTTTTGATCCTCAGTCGGCCAGGAGAAGGTGCGTATGGAAATCATATACTGGTATTCGACGTTTTTATCGTCAATGCATCATTCACCACAATTCGGGTGTAATTCGAACGGGCATATATTGCAAACCTGGTGAGATGCTGATGCCACCAAATTGTTCAGAGAGTGCGTTCGATCTCTCTACGGGAGGAtcactgccttggccaCCATCTATCACCAACATGCATATGAGAAAGGTCGATGGTCTCCAAATGTTTAAATTTACAATAAATCCAATTGAAGTATTTAGTTTGAGTTGTAATTGCATCACCGATAGAGGCATCGCAACATCTCAATTGATTTTGGAATCAACCTATCATGAACACAATGTTTTGTTAATTAGACCACTTTTTTCAGCACAGAGAAACGAACGACAGATATATGTTAATAAATCAGACATTATTTATGATCCTTCTCCTTCTGATGACTTTTTAGTAAGTATAAAAGTGAATCATGAAGGCAGATCAATTAGCCCCGGAAATACATATAGTTATGAATGTCGATATGTATATGGGAGCGCATTATCGAGAGAATGGTCTAGCATTTTTGGACAGCGTTATATAGAAGGATCGAATTCATGGCTGCCTAGAAACTTAAGATGGAGCTATTTCGAAAAAATACGCCGCGGATCCACATATCATCTACGCGGAGTCAACTATAACGAATACATTACCGGTGAAAAAAATACACTGGTTGTTAAAATAAAGAAGAATATCGGCGAAGACAACGAAATTCTTGAATTTAACTACCGTTCTAGTGGCATATTGATATCTAAAGACCCCAACAATGCGAATTCACTATCTTTCCATTATCTATGTGGCCTCCGACCAGATGTGGGATATGGATTGGTAGATAGGATATCAGAGGTTGACAGGGAGCGGCTAAACATAACTGACCTCCGTTATCCTAGTGGTACATACAAACTGTTAGAGATGGTCGTAGTCACAACTGATCCATATGTCCATGGATGTGGTGTCACATTCACTGGTGAAGAAATATTCAAACCAGATACCGTGCATATCACTGATGCAAATGACGGTTCATCTGGGTGTCAGGTGGACCTCAGTGAACATCGAGAGTGTGGTTTTTACTGCCCGCCTCCCTACGTCATTGACCCTCCATTATGTTTCCAGGAGGTATTAGTAGATGGAGTTGTGACTCAGCTCAGTGACATTAGCGACTCCATGGTATACCACAAGTCAACTCACTTTTCTTTGTTAAGTCTACATCATTCCCACAAGCAATCCAACCAAGAGCCAAAGATGTCTCCTCCTTTGCAATGTCGTTGCCTTTCTATAACCGGTGAAGTTATTTCTACGATCAACATAGTGAACTACTACTCAAATGATTCGTTCAAAAGACCCAAGGGTCTTATGCGAGTCTATCGTCATATACTAGACGAGTTGTTTGGGCAATAA
- a CDS encoding 6-cysteine (H), with protein sequence MRLMISFSLVAALLAVNVTGIDILCDFSSEAPLEENAVLMCVAQSSTDRSIYAICPLNVNGVPYGWHPISGNYENGDGVYVSGTSHLEESSLSRMLVSEYKNKLWHFEVHGSNVILYINVPEDEHFVMKDNRLLFICAPSTFKLTSSLNYHLTRKIDITKSIRIPWRDGSGLTEALKPFGKGIGMLYLRRSNFQQPLQGCGSRSSSLFLDKQLVDVDADTGVRSCEVDPMSSTPIGFLCEGRMEPPECMKYLIDTNGKIRPNRTERWTLMNRSTLVVAQPLTYLATSLFEGHCLCIDPLTDRVLAKIVVKPRYEYVCDINNMLMKNRVQPIHSFWCSVTLHPGSTLTIRFPPDPNIILSDTTNTSTLQAVYPYETQFKPSTLEHVSFLTGRKWFNSLRMVDYNTKLSGDALSMDTSSAHKGVIKIKYHRDKPLAMIGEYEPLCFYWQLLPHRNNVFGKIITPIKVALAVTHPYDIKGCDSHQTPIFDPSLVAKDCVWKKYEYINGFLHKCVLENAYGAIKAGIFCKDGESLMPNNCLENLYDYSLGKTTRLPQSVKSLTYAKVSGMRILQLSYNNTRPLSVGCSCVDSQGYDRSQLILQSNVQHMLVLPIIPIPELNGDMTMKLYNLGKLTISDARSPGGSHNIDIIGQYEKIVVARGTSYSLECRYSYQNSSHLQQIIDSEEIPDELKTSWIPKKSESTYLYKYITTSADRLIKRNYKDVITGSSKVISVTHKQSNDSPALLTFSYRSSGILISKDPNNANSLSFHYLCGLRPDVGYGLVDRISEVDRERLNITDLRYPSGTYKLLEMVVVTTDPYVHGCGVTFTGEEIFKPDTVHITDANDGSSGCQVDLSEHRECGFYCPPPYVIDPPLCFQEVLVDGVVTQLSDISDSMVYHKSTHFSLLSLHHSHKQSNQEPKMSPPLQCRCLSITGEVISTINIVNYYSNDSFKRPKGLMRVYRHILDELFGQ encoded by the coding sequence ATGAGACTAATGATTTCCTTTTCTCTAGTTGCAGCACTGCTGGCTGTGAATGTTACGGGTATAGATATCCTCTGTGACTTTAGCAGTGAGGCGCCACTGGAGGAAAACGCTGTGCTTATGTGCGTAGCCCAATCTTCTACTGATAGATCAATATATGCCATATGTCCTTTAAATGTAAATGGAGTACCATATGGTTGGCATCCCATATCCGGGAATTATGAAAATGGAGatggtgtatatgttaGCGGAACGAGCCATTTGGAAGAGTCCTCATTATCGAGAATGTTAGTTAGtgaatataaaaataaattatGGCACTTCGAAGTTCATGGTAGCAATgtgattctatatataaatgtgcCAGAAGATGAACATTTTGTGATGAAAGACAATAGGTTGCTTTTCATATGTGCGCCGTCCACTTTTAAGCTAACATCCTCGCTAAATTACCACTTGACTAGAAAAATCGATATAACCAAATCTATACGTATTCCTTGGAGAGATGGGTCTGGTTTAACAGAAGCTTTGAAACCATTTGGTAAAGGAATTGGAATGTTATACCTGCGACGAAGCAATTTTCAACAACCCCTTCAAGGTTGTGGTAGTAGGTCATCTAGTTTATTTTTAGATAAACAGTTGGTCGATGTAGATGCTGATACTGGAGTGCGTTCATGTGAAGTTGACCCAATGTCAAGTACACCTATTGGTTTCCTCTGCGAGGGTCGCATGGAGCCTCCAGAGTGTATGAAATACCTTATCGATACTAACGGGAAAATACGTCCTAACCGAACGGAGCGATGGACTCTGATGAATCGTTCTACATTAGTGGTTGCGCAGCCACTTACTTATTTGGCAACATCATTGTTTGAGGGACATTGTTTGTGCATTGACCCACTAACTGATAGGGTCCTTGCCAAGATTGTGGTCAAGCCTCGGTACGAATATGTTTGCGACATCAATAACATGTTGATGAAGAATCGGGTGCAGCCAATCCATAGCTTTTGGTGTTCCGTTACACTTCACCCTGGCAGTACGTTGACCATTCGCTTTCCTCCTGACCCGAACATTATTCTCAGTGACACCACTAATACTTCTACGCTACAGGCTGTATATCCATATGAAACACAGTTTAAACCTAGTACGTTGGAGCATGTTAGTTTTTTAACCGGTAGAAAGTGGTTTAACAGTCTCCGAATGGTGGATTATAACACCAAGCTTTCTGGCGACGCATTATCGATGGACACTTCTAGTGCGCATAAAGGTGTGATAAAGATCAAGTATCATAGAGATAAACCTTTAGCTATGATAGGGGAATATGAACCTTTGTGTTTTTACTGGCAGTTGTTACCACACCGAAATAACGTATTTGGCAAAATAATAACTCCTATTAAGGTTGCACTTGCTGTGACTCATCCTTATGATATAAAAGGTTGCGACAGCCATCAGACCCCAATATTCGATCCCAGTCTAGTTGCTAAAGATTGCGTATGGAAGAAGTATGAGTACATTAATGGGTTTCTACATAAGTGTGTTCTGGAAAATGCATATGGAGCCATCAAAGCCGGTATATTTTGCAAAGATGGTGAATCACTGATGCCGAATAATTGTTTAGAGAATCTTTATGATTATTCACTCGGCAAAACAACTAGATTACCACAATCTGTTAAGAGTCTAACATACGCTAAGGTCAGCGGTATGAGAATATTACAGCTCAGTTACAACAACACTAGACCGTTGAGTGTGGGTTGTAGCTGTGTAGATTCCCAGGGATATGATAGATCTCAATTAATTCTGCAATCTAACGTTCAGCATATGTTAGTATTGCCTATTATTCCCATTCCTGAGTTGAATGGAGATATGACAATGAAGTTATACAATTTAGGAAAGTTGACTATTAGTGATGCTAGATCGCCTGGTGGTTCACACAACATAGATATCATTGGGCAATATGAAAAAATTGTAGTTGCGCGAGGCACCTCCTACTCATTAGAATGTAGATACAGTTACCAAAACAGTAGTCATTTGCAACAAATCATAGATTCGGAAGAAATACCTGATGAATTAAAAACCTCATGGATACCGAAAAAATCTGAGTCAACATATCtatacaaatatatcacaacGTCGGCAGATAGATTGATAAAAAGAAATTATAAAGATGTAATCACGGGCAGCAGCAAAGTTATAAGCGTAACTCACAAGCAGAGCAATGATTCGCCAGCGCTATTAACATTTAGCTACCGTTCTAGCGGCATATTGATATCTAAAGACCCCAACAATGCGAATTCACTATCTTTCCATTATTTATGTGGCCTCCGACCAGATGTGGGATATGGATTGGTAGATAGGATATCAGAGGTTGACAGGGAGCGGCTAAACATAACTGACCTCCGTTATCCTAGTGGTACATACAAACTGTTAGAGATGGTCGTAGTCACAACTGATCCATATGTCCATGGATGTGGTGTCACATTCACTGGTGAAGAAATATTCAAACCAGATACCGTGCATATCACTGATGCAAATGACGGTTCATCTGGGTGTCAGGTGGACCTCAGTGAACATCGAGAGTGTGGTTTTTACTGCCCGCCTCCCTACGTCATTGACCCTCCATTATGTTTCCAGGAGGTATTAGTAGATGGAGTTGTGACTCAGCTCAGTGACATTAGCGACTCCATGGTATACCACAAGTCAACTCACTTTTCTTTGTTAAGTCTACATCATTCCCACAAGCAATCCAACCAAGAGCCAAAGATGTCTCCTCCTTTGCAATGTCGTTGCCTTTCTATAACCGGTGAAGTTATTTCTACGATCAACATAGTGAACTACTACTCAAATGATTCGTTCAAAAGACCCAAGGGTCTTATGCGAGTCTATCGTCATATACTAGACGAGTTGTTTGGGCAATAA
- a CDS encoding RNA recognition motif domain containing protein, which yields MVPYTKDCNEIGNTESRSPMSNDEPSDPRPDGTSPRSSKRARIAVDEQSNINENNDDSGRQNESDAIQSHSNDTGQRQGDSTTIDDEAGVPINSYGTMIREKIQAGELDQSIVDSLQLQRLVDGCAVPLGQEDVEEVVAIPNVEQRTHLEELMSRPARQQIKEFEGNAYIQGSEEYNIWYNKWSGERTNTVNGRPSLMPAMYKCDPERDTGYTRGSSKNTLDDCGTKYCCLFFAKGCCTLGSKCNYLHRVPTVEDEFFLDSGVDIFGRERHAKHRDDMSGVGSFMTDCKSLFIGDVYPDNAEYNPVDNLKQVLTEEFGRFGRIVELNLVPAKGIAFVTYESRVIAEFAKVAMASQPLGNYSTALNVKWAHDMKKENRKRGHERAEFEARVKQHEAQLEVFQEYFLKSNFHTSGPSAAEQASAQRTARELESQRLSKLHNILQTAEGLSEECYEVDV from the coding sequence ATGGTACCGTATACCAAAGATTGCAATGAAATAGGGAATACTGAGTCAAGGTCCCCTATGTCTAATGATGAACCTAGTGACCCAAGGCCAGATGGAACCAGTCCCAGGTCATCAAAAAGGGCACGTATCGCAGTTGATGAGCAAAGCAACATAAACGAAAACAATGATGATAGTGGAAGGCAAAACGAATCGGATGCTATTCAGAGCCACTCTAATGACACTGGCCAACGCCAAGGAGATTCTACTACTATAGATGATGAAGCTGGTGTCCCTATTAATAGCTATGGCACTATGATAAGGGAAAAAATCCAAGCTGGAGAACTTGACCAGAGTATTGTTGACAGTTTACAACTACAGCGCCTAGTCGATGGATGTGCTGTTCCACTAGGTCAAGAGGATGTGGAGGAGGTCGTTGCGATACCTAATGTAGAACAGCGTACACATTTAGAAGAACTCATGTCCCGTCCAGCAAGACAACAAATAAAGGAATTTGAGGGAAACGCATATATACAGGGAAGCGAGGAATATAACATTTGGTATAATAAGTGGTCAGGTGAACGTACTAATACCGTGAATGGCCGACCAAGCCTTATGCCTGCAATGTATAAATGCGACCCAGAACGTGATACAGGTTATACCCGAGGGAGCTCAAAAAACACACTAGATGATTGTGGTACCAAGTATTGTTGCCTGTTTTTCGCTAAAGGGTGCTGTACTCTAGGGTCTAAATGCAACTATTTGCATAGAGTGCCTACCGTGGAAGACGAATTTTTCTTGGATTCGGGGGTCGATATATTTGGCAGAGAAAGACATGCTAAGCACCGTGATGATATGAGTGGAGTTGGTAGCTTCATGACGGATTGCAAGAGTCTTTTTATAGGTGATGTTTATCCGGACAATGCCGAATACAATCCAGTGGATAACCTCAAGCAAGTACTGACAGAAGAATTCGGTAGATTCGGAAGAATTGTTGAGCTTAATTTGGTACCTGCTAAAGGTATCGCATTTGTAACATACGAATCACGTGTAATAGCAGAATTTGCTAAGGTTGCTATGGCAAGCCAGCCGTTGGGGAATTACTCAACGGCACTTAACGTTAAATGGGCCCATGATATGAAAAAGGAAAATAGGAAACGGGGGCATGAAAGAGCTGAATTTGAAGCCCGTGTAAAACAGCATGAAGCGCAGCTAGAAGTTTTCCAAGAGTACTTTTTGAAAAGCAATTTCCACACGTCAGGGCCATCTGCTGCAGAACAAGCTTCTGCACAACGCACCGCTCGTGAGCTAGAATCACAGCGCTTGTCTAAGCTACACAACATCCTGCAGACAGCTGAGGGTTTAAGCGAAGAATGTTATGAAGTTGATGTGTGA
- a CDS encoding putative triosephosphate isomerase protein: MAAIRKRWVGGNWKCNGSFELVSTLAKAFDAFKFDGNAMDVVLFPSNLYITKALECFDKQRFKIGVQNFSQAKCGAFTGEIAIPMLNELGLEWTLIGHSERRTLFGETDAIVAQKVNTAQQGKLRAAVCIGENLTERESGRVEAVLTTQLDAFMGMVTDWDIVVIAYEPVWAIGTGKVATCEEVREAHQMIRDYMTSKLGSVAETIRIVYGGSVNEQNCQELLHVPNMDGFLVGGKSITPGFADIMEAAYNVK, from the exons atggCTGCTATTCGTAAGCGCTGGGTCGGTGGAAATTGGAAGTGCAATGGGTCGTTTGAGTTGGTGTCTACATTGGCCAAAGCCTTCGACGCCTTCAAATTCGATGGCAATGCTATGG ATGTGGTATTATTCCCAAGCAATTTGTACATCACCAAGGCCCTGGAATGCTTCGACAAGCAACGCTTCAAAATTGGTGTACAGAATTTCTCCCAGGCTAAATGTGGCGCCTTCACCGGTGAAATTGCAATTCCAATGCTCAATGAATTAGGTCTTGAATGGACTTTGATTGGCCATTCTGAGCGCCGCACCCTGTTTGGCGAAACTGATGCCATTGTGGCGCAGAAGGTCAATACCGCACAGCAAGGAAAACTACGCGCCGCTGTATGCATCGGTGAGAATTTAACTGAGCGTGAGTCTGGTCGCGTGGAGGCGGTATTAACCACTCAATTGGATGCGTTCATGGGAATGGTCACTGATTGGGACATTGTTGTAATTGCTTACGAGCCCGTATGGGCTATTGGAACAGGCAAGGTTGCTACCTGCGAGGAAGTACGCGAGGCTCATCAG ATGATCCGTGACTACATGACCTCAAAGTTAGGCTCTGTAGCGGAGACCATCCGTATTGTCTACGGTGGTTCCGTCAACGAACAGAATTGCCAGGAGTTGCTTCACGTCCCAAATATGGACGGATTCCTCGTGGGAGGTAAATCCATAACTCCCGGTTTCGCGGATATCATGGAGGCCGCTTACAACGTAAAGTAA